In Indicator indicator isolate 239-I01 chromosome 20, UM_Iind_1.1, whole genome shotgun sequence, a genomic segment contains:
- the XIRP1 gene encoding xin actin-binding repeat-containing protein 1 — translation MEKAEKLSPAQSFPFLCHSPRSSPERRAVLLRKSVSVSELVARYQSILDYESSMSKQEHPKLMERRHLSQTKVSPVGKNYALSQSHPSNIRLSKSMEDLPIPDISAPKRNLKELLTIFDTPKVNPQPKSLHFAPLKTPLPNDILRETDNRIMTTIQPLSMETKPHKDLSFPSPLQSLQRKAQWNLDTIKRKESPVKEGKLSRDRQATSSSVPDTADDSATGRSYERTQSFLDLSDNTRHILHQGRGRSSAPSVKELSALYLSQTAAAAAHTSSPAQPSTVKDNFIHSPHRQEKNKMSEAQKSSKVAIKKMEDDLPPPPALGSVQVNEQGSQDLNALPVPPPKQAFSKFYQQRQVNELKRLYRHMHPELRKNLEEAVTEDLAEMLNNEDPNAQASVNLDKVLPGEVQSMRWIFENWALDSIGDHQATKKLAEEEIIPGGDVKSTSLMFESQSINGDSLSTSARISEIELARGDVHTARWLFETQPLDSLNKLYSDETEVQEAVLKEPVQGGDVKGARQLFEAQSLDAIGRCYSVEEKSILQLKSEIQELKGDVKKTVRLFQTEPLCAIRDKTGNIHEIKSVCREEIQSNAVRTARWLFETQPLDTINKDTSKVQIIRGISLEEIGRPDVSGARWIFETQPLDAIREITVEEQDFKASTDFVTGADVSKQRLLFETQTLDSLKGEDSESVVAKEKVIGGDVKSTLWLFETQPMETLKDNFEVGRLKKVELSAEEKGDVKQRKHVFETCPFGSISKAFEEEAPATSTEEVVKGDVKSFKTLFETLPLDSIKQDDAEPVTKEEEKIPAGNVKANQILFETTPLYAIKDSFGNFHEVTSVSREQIISGDVKNYKWMFETRPLDQFDESIKKVDIIRGITKQEVVAGDVRTAKWLFETQPMDVIHHQAMQGEEHPSVKREISQQGDVKTCRWLFETQPIHTLYEMAEKKQEEDGSIIQADVKSYTWMFETQPLDSLKGQEEQYLQVSKAYSHEELQGVDVKTVRHLFETEPLGSTGAGEADQKKTPVRYSSRVEIQSGEVSRVKEFFEAKPLDTATKPTSQKDDWTIEAGSVHKFTWLFENYPMDTLKDSSEGIQEIPPEKDTKGGEVGGKRFVFETYSLDQIHEQVDETELQKIQKDTMSKANVKSCTMFFESQPLYVIQDKEGGYHEVTSVQKEEIMKGDAKGARWLFETKPLDQLKKEEEVFVIRAVTQEDIKKGDVQAARWRFETEPLDSFSGGKTAVPRTVDDVQRGDVQSNKQLFESQQVGQKKYVRMVSVSDVQRGDVRTSTWLFENQPVDSLYGDAERDSSISTVQREDSQKGDVKRCTWLFETQPMDTLKDPEAMVNPGAQEAIPHADVKSTTWLFESTPLDKFSASEGSTETELKERTMKETLETLCACQAIQHDGILIEANDMERVRMVKYQLSSPGAPEILKEEIVGGHLQRIMLQLLHRTEVEAQSVLVEEDKEGKIKVSPLQLLDQSEAVKGKDDLSGNVAKALQGLLSQDTSIKKGMILQETKSGSVKMTIYSLLFHSVKQKVVKGDVKSTIGNLLASSQEQKAAATIKREDNEKGNVQLFASCIEKGDLDYLKNLQQESEIQSLISSQAEEGADENASQVVQGAKILILPKKQQIEKAIAEGEPGATEGAKKVFACESMGREGVLEREAVHAAGVAGTTVQCLGKPLPTVMGKEETLSGGLKVTTKSIQRVADVSKKAEKEETTTGSLKGPKDMMQGKFTNQVMAERGEVDGKQPSLVTGEANQVQTEEKALGSDLQAAMQSLRLATAEAKNIQHHVQSKLQRNREEVHMACRQQAASTQGTVTLQSTVHQQDSSSTVQESTSTATRTATTRVQEASKTHTSMSQKSIASHKKVSASEEVQGGQLLSQESQAVPSRDVSIKDGLYTATPVETFLNPLVEAGNKEQSEQEGRDVVVRGDVQTAIRALQSAATEQRPVEKEDVVRGNLTATLQSLEKSNVNVSRGDFKAAMIYRNAGQSYSVCKKKNETQILSNQTAVVASGSQADNDFPPPPPSVAVMKAEHCPPSTKATREGALPLPTSKDEAPGCSTPLQIPVLTLPSLSCKPNDQSPAEKTGSPSKPEIIPPHRKKPVPPPKPEHLLHKAHSASANNSISGSTKLIPPPLPPKPQGLREISKPKPPLMELGVSCMEVHEQSHEQSSHDEVQAKCCTLETSVNESVTAQGMSSQRKLPKTMTKTPLQMAEERYKASKGQEKVELDGARTSKPIKNGVVGFEVKQGMTSGKVAAPRTCPGEMVQRHIDLCQDKNGCSSISHPACPGRTETLNVPGQTEPSTSSVVNTVSSKRADGVTQNTSSKVERESMSNSYRSWEGQRVVQQVNERRQTRHSMSFHQQQMNSFEEHHQGSNGQLKRPDGEAVTPAQEKPAVIMREKNKRETEDERRKRLSVHKEEIMKGNVKEAMEIFENLRRQEELQEILTRVREFEEETSKVDVKALKSFFEKVPEWVVRQKAHQAKQQERAETLATEDTDSVSSMELVFGDLERASAEIMHLKEQTLARILDIEEAIKKALYSVSSLKSESDIAGLSGLFKESLGNTQSSVSSSNIRKISIVSSKAKQEGITLETGEGASVEGTKVAEKSEVTKAELEIPRLVQSRVSSPSSPSYISIESAARKPAESPKTAHDPCNVPSPDCPGTQKKKDASAHDSFSSFNHPPAGSTGHDKTPFEKRPEPIQTKVGLSSMKQHTAGNANQQISEKEKCPPDTPKGSCHCGMKGGFSDYTSLNVSSPQNPRRQKSILELQTGPDGSKLYGATRTVMEQYEETDQFGNKIITSSTTVTKQSETQTSSTCDVVSHPQYDVSASPVFRRYLKSPGEGFHTNGSFQEPGVVFVTFGNSKPKK, via the exons ATGGAAAAAGCTGAGAAGCTGAGTCCAGCTcagtcctttcctttcctgtgccATTCTCCAAGGAGCAGTCCAGAGCGCAGAGCAGTTCTTCTGAGAAAGTCTGTGTCCGTCTCTGAACTGGTTGCCAG GTACCAAAGCATCTTGGACTATGAAAGCAGCATGTCAAAGCAAGAACATCCCAAG ctcatgGAGAGAAGACACCTATCACAGACTAAAGTCAGTCCAGTGGGGAAAAACTATGCCTTATCTCAAAGCCATCCCAGTAACATACGCTTGAGCAAGTCCATGGAGGATCTTCCCATCCCTGACATCAGTGCTCCAAAAAGGAATCTCAAAGAACTCCTGACCATCTTTGACACTCCTAAAGTCAATCCACAGCCTAAGAGTTTACATTTTGCTCCACTGAAGACCCCGTTGCCCAATGACATTTTAAGGGAGACTGATAATAGGATCATGACAACAATCCAACCCCTGAGCATGGAGACCAAACCCCATAAAGACCtatcctttccttcccctcttcaaAGCCTTCAGAGGAAGGCACAATGGAATCTTGACACCATCAAGAGGAAGGAGTCTCCTGTAAAG GAAGGGAAGCTGTCCCGCGACAGGCAGGCGACCAGCTCCTCGGTGCCGGATACAGCTGATGACTCAGCCACAGGCAGAAGCT atgagaggacacagtcatTTTTAGACCTATCAGACAACACCAGGCACATACTTCACCAAGGACGAGGGAGGTCCTCTGCACCCTCCGTGAAGGAGTTGTCAGCTCTCTATCTCTCgcagacagctgctgctgctgctcacaccagcagccctgcacagccg AGTACTGTGAAGGACAACTTCATTCACTCTCCccacagacaggaaaaaaacaag ATGTCAGAAGCTCAGAAATCATCTAAAGTTGCCATCAAGAAAATGGAAGATGACTTACCTCCCCCTCCGGCCCTTGGCTCAGTCCAGGTCAACGAGCAAGGGAGCCAGGATCTCAATGCACTGCCTGTGCCTCCTCCAAAGCAGGCCTTCTCCAAGTTCTACCAGCAACGCCAAGTGAATGAGCTGAAGAGGCTCTACAGACACATGCATCCTGAGCTCAGGAAGAACTTGGAAGAAGCTGTGACTGAGGACCTAGCAGAAATGCTTAATAATGAAGATCCCAATGCACAGGCATCTGTGAACCTGGACAAAGTTCTTCCAGGAGAAGTTCAGTCCATGCGCTGGATTTTTGAGAACTGGGCTCTTGACTCCATTGGGGACCACCAAGCCACCAAGAAGCTGGCAGAAGAAGAGATCATTCCTGGTGGGGATGTGAAAAGTACCTCCTTGATGTTTGAAAGCCAGTCGATCAATGGGGACAGTCTGTCAACATCGGCCAGGATATCAGAAATAGAACTTGCCCGGGGGGATGTCCATACTGCCCGCTGGCTCTTTGAAACCCAACCACTAGACTCATTAAACAAATTGTATTCAGATGAAACTGAAGTGCAGGAGGCAGTTCTCAAGGAgcctgtccagggaggtgatgtgAAAGGTGCCAGACAGCTCTTTGAAGCACAGTCCTTGGATGCTATAGGACGCTGTTACTCAGTGGAGGAGAAGAGCATCCTACAACTCAAGTCAGAAATCCAGGAGCTAAAAGGTGATGTTAAGAAGACTGTCAGGCTCTTCCAAACAgagcccctctgtgccatcAGAGACAAAACTGGGAACATCCACGAAATCAAGTctgtctgcagagaagaaattcAGAGCAATGCAGTCAGAACAGCTCGCTGGCTGTTTGAGACTCAGCCCCTGGATACCATCAACAAGGACACTTCCAAAGTGCAAATAATCCGTGGGATCTCATTGGAAGAAATTGGAAGGCCAGATGTTAGTGGTGCAAGGTGGATATTTGAAACTCAGCCTCTGGATGCCATCAGAGAAATCACAGTGGAAGAACAGGATTTCAAGGCTTCAACAGATTTTGTCACCGGGGCAGACGTCAGTAAGCAGCGACTGCTCTTTGAGACCCAGACTCTTGATTCTCTGAAAGGAGAGGATTCAGAGAGTGTTGTAGCCAAAGAAAAAGTCATTGGAGGGGATGTGAAATCTACACTCTGGCTATTTGAAACGCAGCCAATGGAAACCCTGAAAGACAATTTTGAGGTGGGACGTTTAAAGAAAGTAGAGCtttcagcagaggagaagggagatgtgaagcaaagaaaacacGTCTTTGAGACCTGTCCCTTTGGCAGCATCTCCAAAGCATTTGAAGAAGAAGCTCCAGCCACCAGCACAGAAGAGGTAGTGAAAGGGGATGTCAAGTCTTTCAAGACCCTGTTTGAGACTCTCCCCTTAGACAGCATTAAGCAGGATGATGCAGAGCCTGTCaccaaggaagaggagaagattcCTGCTGGCAATGTCAAAGCCAACCAAATCCTATTTGAGACAACACCTCTGTATGCCATCAAGGATAGCTTTGGCAATTTCCATGAAGTCACTTCTGTAAGCAGAGAGCAAATCATCAGTGGTGATGTCAAGAACTACAAATGGATGTTTGAAACCAGGCCCCTGGACCAGTTTGATGAAAGCATTAAGAAAGTGGATATAATACGGGGGATCACAAAACAAGAGGTGGTGGCTGGAGATGTCAGAACAGCCAAGTGGCTCTTTGAAACTCAGCCCATGGATGTCATTCATCACCAAGCCATGCAAGGTGAAGAGCATCCTTCAGTGAAGAGGGAGATCTCCCAGCAGGGGGATGTGAAGACCTGCAGATGGCTTTTTGAGACCCAGCCCATCCATACCCTGTATGAAATGGCTgaaaagaagcaggaggaggatggtaGCATCATCCAAGCTGATGTGAAGTCATACACGTGGATGTTTGAGACTCAGCCCCTGGACTCCTTGAAAGGTCAGGAGGAGCAGTATTTGCAGGTCAGTAAGGCATACAGTCACGAGGAACTACAAGGAGTCGATGTCAAAACTGTCCGGCACCTGTTCGAGACTGAACCCTTGGGCAGCACTGGTGCTGGTGAAGCTGACCAGAAAAAAACTCCTGTGCGGTACTCCAGTCGCGTGGAGATCCAGTCTGGGGAAGTGTCCAGAGTGAAAGAGTTCTTTGAAGCTAAGCCCTTGGATACAGCCACCAAACCAACATCCCAGAAGGATGATTGGACAATTGAAGCTGGATCTGTGCACAAGTTCACTTGGCTCTTTGAGAACTACCCCATGGACACCCTGAAGGACAGCTCTGAGGGCATCCAGgaaatccctccagagaaagaTACCAAGGGGGGAGAGGTTGGAGGTAAAAGGTTTGTATTTGAGACGTATTCCCTAGACCAAATCCATGAGCAAGTGGATGAGACAGAGCTCCAGAAGATCCAGAAAGACACCATGAGCAAAGCTAATGTCAAGTCTTGCACAATGTTCTTTGAAAGCCAACCCTTATACGTTATCCAGGACAAAGAGGGGGGATACCATGAGGTCACCTCagtgcagaaagaagaaatcatGAAAGGTGATGCGAAAGGTGCACGGTGGTTGTTTGAAACCAAGCCCCTGGATCAGctcaagaaggaagaagaagtgTTTGTGATTAGGGCTGTCACCCAAGAGGACATCAAGAAAGGAGATGTCCAGGCTGCCCGGTGGAGGTTTGAGACAGAGCCTCTTGACTCCTTCTCAGGTGGAAAGACGGCTGTGCCCAGAACAGTAGATGACGTACAGAGGGGAGATGTTCAGTCCAACAAGCAGCTCTTTGAATCCCAGCAAGTGGGCCAGAAGAAGTACGTGAGGATGGTCAGCGTCAGCGATGTTCAGCGGGGTGATGTGAGGACATCCACTTGGCTTTTTGAAAACCAGCCTGTGGACTCCTTGTACGGCGATGCAGAGAGAGACTCATCCATCAGCACAGTGCAGAGAGAAGACAGCCAGAAAGGGGATGTAAAACGCTGCACCTGGCTGTTTGAAACCCAGCCAATGGACACTCTTAAGGACCCAGAGGCAATGGTCAATCCTGGGGCCCAAGAAGCAATTCCTCATGCAGATGTGAAAAGCACGACGTGGCTCTTTGAGAGCACACCCCTGGATAAATTCAGTGCTTCTGAAGGTAGCACAGAGACAGAACTGAAGGAAAGGACAATGAAGGAGACTTTAGAGACGCTCTGCGCTTGCCAGGCTATTCAACATGATGGGATCCTCATTGAAGCCAATGACATGGAGCGTGTGAGGATGGTGAAGTACCAGCTCagcagcccaggtgctccagagATCCTGAAAGAGGAGATTGTAGGAGGTCATTTGCAAAGGATCATGCTACAGCTCCTGCACAGAACTGAGGTGGAAGCACAGAGTGTACTGGTGGAGGAGGACAAAGAAGGCAAGATCAAAGTAAGCCCATTGCAGCTACTGGACCAGAGTGAAGCTGTTAAAGGTAAAGATGACTTGAGTGGAAATGTAGCCAAGGCTCTACAGGGTCTCCTCAGTCAAGACACTTCCATCAAAAAAGGCATGATTTTGCAAGAGACAAAGTCAGGATCAGTGAAGATGACCATCTACTCCCTCCTGTTCCATTCTGTCAAACAGAAAGTTGTCAAGGGAGATGTGAAGTCAACGATAGGAAACCTGTTGGCTTCTTCtcaggagcagaaagcagcagcaactaTTAAGCGCGAGGACAATGAGAAGGGAAATGTCCAGCTTTTTGCCAGCTGCATTGAGAAGGGAGATCTAGACTATCTGAAAAATCTCCAGCAGGAGTCAGAGATACAATCCCTCATCTCTTCccaagcagaggagggagcagaTGAGAATGCCTCCCAGGTTGTGCAGGGGGCTAAGATACTCATCTTaccaaagaaacaacaaatagAGAAAGCCATTGCAGAGGGTGAGCCAGGGGCTACAGAGGGAGCAAAAAAGGTATTTGCATGTGAAAGCATGGGCAGAGAGGGTGTGTTAGAGAGAGAGGCTGTGCATGCAGCAGGTGTGGCAGGCACCACTGTGCAATGTCTTGGGAAGCCCCTGCCCACAGTGatgggaaaagaagaaactCTGTCAGGAGGACTTAAAGTGACTACAAAGTCAATCCAAAGGGTTGCAGATGTCAGcaagaaggcagagaaagaagaaaccaCCACTGGCAGTTTGAAGGGACCCAAAGATATGATGCAAGGCAAGTTTACAAACCAAGTGATGGCTGAGAGAGGAGAAGTGGATGGGAAACAGCCAAGTTTGGTGACTGGGGAAGCCAACCAGGTGCAGACAGAAGAAAAGGCCCTTGGGAGTGACCTTCAGGCTGCAATGCAAAGCCTGAGGCTagcaacagcagaagcaaaAAACATTCAACACCACGTCCAGAGCAAGCTACAGAGGAATAGGGAGGAGGTCCACAtggcctgcaggcagcaggcagccagcacacaggggACAGTGACCCTTCAATCAACTGTACACCAGCAAGACTCTTCATCCACTGTGCAGGAgagcaccagcactgccaccaggaCCGCCACCACCAGAGTCCAGGAGGCATCCAAGACCCATACAAGCATGTCTCAGAAGAGCATAGCATCACACAAAAAGGTCAGTGCTTCAGAGGAAGTACAGGGAGGACAACTGTTGAGCCAGGAGAGTCAAGCTGTGCCTAGTAGAGATGTTAGCATTAAGGATGGTCTTTATACTGCCACCCCCGTGGAAACCTTCCTAAACCCTTTGGTTGAGGCTGGTAACAAAGAGCAATCAGAACAAGAAGGAAGAGATGTTGTTGTCAGAGGGGATGTGCAGACAGCTATCCGAGCGCTGCAAAGCGCCGCCACAGAACAGCGCCCGGTAGAAAAGGAGGACGTTGTCCGAGGTAATTTAACAGCCACGCTTCAGTCGCTGGAAAAGTCTAACGTTAATGTCTCCAGAGGGGATTTTAAAGCTGCTATGATATACAGGAATGCAGGGCAGTCCTATTCTGtgtgcaaaaagaaaaatgagactCAAATCCTTAGTAACCAGACTGCTGTGGTGGCTTCAGGGTCACAGGCTGATAAtgactttcctcctcctcccccctcagTTGCTGTGATGAAAGCAGAACATTGCCCACCCTCAACTAAAGCAACAAGAGAAGGTGCCCTTCCACTACCAACCAGCAAAGATGAAGCCCCAGGATGTTCTACACCACTCCAGATCCCAGTTCTTACCCTCCCTTCTCTGTCCTGCAAACCCAATGATCAGAGTCCTGCAGAGAAGACCGGGAGTCcttcaaaaccagaaattaTTCCCCCACACAGGAAAAAACCTGTTCCCCCTCCAAAACCTGAGCATCTCTTACACAAGGCACATTCTGCCTCAGCAAATAACAGCATAAGTGGATCCACCAAACTCATCCCTCCACCTCTGCCTCCAAAACCACAAGGCCTGAGAGAGATCAGCAAGCCAAAGCCCCCCCTCATGGAGCTGGGAGTAAGCTGCATGGAAGTACATGAACAATCACATGAACAATCAAGCCATGATGAGGTTCAGGCAAAATGCTGCACTTTGGAGACATCTGTGAATGAGTCAGTCACAGCTCAGGGTATGAGTTCTCAGAGAAAGCTTCCAAAAACCATGACCAAAACCCCTCTTcaaatggcagaggaaaggtaCAAAGCCAGCAAAGGACAAGAAAAGGTGGAATTGGATGGTGCTAGGACTTCAAAGCCAATTAAAAATGGAGTGGTTGGTTTTGAAGTCAAGCAGGGAATGACAAGTGGGAAAGTAGCAGCCCCAAGGACATGCCCAGGTGAGATGGTTCAGAGGCATATAGATCTGTGTCAAGACAAGAATGGGTGCTCTTCAATATCacacccagcctgtcctggcagAACAGAGACACTTAATGTGCCAGGACAGACTGAGCCGAGCACCTCCTCTGTGGTCAACACCGTTTCTTCGAAGAGAGCAGATGGTGTGACACAAAACACCTCATCCAAGGTGGAAAGGGAAAGCATGTCTAATTCTTATCGATCGTGGGAAGGTCAGAGAGTTGTGCAGCAAGTGAACGAGAGGAGGCAAACCCGTCATTCAATGTCCTTCCATCAGCAACAAATGAACTCCTTtgaggaacaccaccagggGAGTAATGGGCAATTGAAACGTCCTGATGGAGAGGCAGTGACACCTGCCCAGGAGAAGCCAGCAGTCAttatgagagaaaaaaacaagagagaaacagaagatgAGCGTCGGAAGAGGCTGTCAGTGCACAAAGAGGAGATCATGAAAGGAAATGTCAAGGAGGCTATGGAGATCTTTGAGAACCTCAGAagacaggaggagctgcaagaGATATTGACTCGGGTGAGGGAGTTTGAGGAGGAGACAAGCAAAGTGGATGTGAAAgctctgaagagcttctttgAGAAGGTCCCTGAGTGGGTTGTCCGTCAGAAGGCCCACCAGGCCAAACAACAGGAGAGGGCTGAGACACTGGCAACAGAGGACACTGATAGTGTTTCCTCAATGGAATTGGTTTTTGGGGACCTGGAACGAGCAAGTGCTGAGATTATGCACCTGAAGGAGCAGACACTTGCCCGGATCCTGGACATCGAGGAAGCCATCAAGAAAGCTCTTTATTCTGTCTCTAGTCTCAAGTCTGAGTCAGACATAGCTGGTCTCTCAGGGCTGTTCAAGGAGTCTCTGGGGAACACCCaaagctctgtgagcagcagcaataTCCGGAAAATCAGTATTGTCtcaagcaaagccaagcaggagGGAATCACACTGgagacaggggaaggagcatCTGTAGAAGGTACAAAGGTAGCAGAAAAGTCCGAGGTAACCAAGGCAGAGCTAGAGATCCCACGCCTTGTTCAGTCTCGTGTCAGCTCTCCCTCCTCACCTTCCTACATCTCCATCGAGTCTGCTGCCAGGAAACCAGCAGAATCACCCAAGACAGCACATGACCCATGCAATGTCCCTTCACCAGACTGTCCTGGCACTCAAAAAAAGAAGGATGCTTCTGCTCATGACAGCTTTAGCTCCTTTAACCATCCACCAGCAGGGTCTACTGGGCATGATAAGACCCCTTTTGAGAA